In Mus caroli chromosome 9, CAROLI_EIJ_v1.1, whole genome shotgun sequence, a single window of DNA contains:
- the Mapk6 gene encoding mitogen-activated protein kinase 6 produces the protein MAEKFESLMNIHGFDLGSRYMDLKPLGCGGNGLVFSAVDNDCDKRVAIKKIVLTDPQSVKHALREIKIIRRLDHDNIVKVFEILGPSGSQLTDDVGSLTELNSVYIVQEYMETDLANVLEQGPLLEEHARLFMYQLLRGLKYIHSANVLHRDLKPANLFINTEDLVLKIGDFGLARIMDPHYSHKGHLSEGLVTKWYRSPRLLLSPNNYTKAIDMWAAGCIFAEMLTGKTLFAGAHELEQMQLILDSIPVVHEEDRQELLSVIPVYIRNDMTEPHRPLTQLLPGISREALDFLEQILTFSPMDRLTAEEALSHPYMSIYSFPTDEPISSHPFHIEDEVDDILLMDETHSHIYNWERYHDCQFSEHDWPIHNNFDIDEVQLDPRALSDVTDEEEVQVDPRKYLDGDREKYLEDPAFDTSYSAEPCWQYPDHHENKYCDLECSHTCNYKTRSSSYLDNLVWRESEVNHYYEPKLIIDLSNWKEQSKEKSDKRGKSKCERNGLVKAQIALEEASQQLAERERGQGFDFDSFIAGTIQLSAQHQSADVVDKLNDLNSSVSQLELKSLISKSVSREKQEKGRANLAQLEALYQSSWDSQFVSGGEECFLISQFCCEVRKDEHAEKENTYTSYLDKFFSRKEDSEMLETEPVEEGKRGERGREAGLLNGGGEFLLSKQLESIGTPQFHSPVGSPLKSIQATLTPSAMKSSPQIPHKTYSSILKHLN, from the exons ATGGCAGAGAAATTCGAAAGTCTCATGAACATTCATGGCTTTGATCTGGGCTCTAGGTACATGGACTTAAAACCATTGGGCTGCGGAGGCAATGGCTTGGTCTTTTCTGCTGTAGACAATGACTGTGACAAAAGAGTAGCCATCAAGAAAATTGTCCTCACCGATCCCCAGAGTGTCAAACATGCTCTCCGTGAAATCAAAATTATTAGAAGACTTGACCACGATAACATTGTGAAAGTGTTTGAAATTCTTGGTCCCAGTGGAAGCCAGTTAACAGACGATGTGGGCTCTCTCACGGAGCTGAATAGCGTCTATATTGTTCAGGAGTATATGGAGACAGACTTGGCGAATGTGCTGGAGCAGGGCCCTTTACTGGAAGAGCATGCCAGGCTTTTCATGTATCAGCTGCTACGTGGGCTCAAATATATCCATTCTGCAAACGTACTGCACAGAGATCTCAAGCCAGCTAATCTTTTCATTAACACTGAAGACTTGGTGCTGAAGATAGGTGACTTTGGCCTGGCACGGATCATGGATCCTCATTATTCCCATAAG GGTCATCTTTCTGAAGGATTGGTTACCAAATGGTACAGATCTCCACGGCTTTTACTTTCTCCCAATAATTATACTAAAGCCATTGACATGTGGGCTGCAGGCTGCATCTTTGCTGAGATGCTGACTGGTAAAACCCTCTTTGCAG GTGCACATGAACTTGAACAGATGCAGCTGATCCTAGACTCTATCCCTGTTGTGCACGAGGAAGATCGGCAGGAACTTCTCAGCGTGATTCCAGTTTACATCAGAAACGACATGACTGAGCCACACAGACCGCTAACTCAGCTGCTTCCGGGGATCAGCCGAGAAG CACTGGATTTCCTGGAGCAGATTCTGACTTTCAGCCCCATGGACCGGCTGACAGCCGAGGAAGCGCTTTCCCATCCTTACATGAGCATCTACTCCTTCCCAACGGATGAGCCCATCTCAAGCCATCCTTTCCACATAGAGGATGAAGTGGACGACATTTTGCTTATGGATGAAACACATAGTCACATTTATAACTGGGAAAG GTACCACGATTGTCAGTTCTCGGAGCATGACTGGCCTATTCATAACAACTTTGATATTGATGAGGTGCAGCTTGACCCAAGAGCTCTGTCTGATGTCACCGATGAAGAAGAAGTCCAAGTTGATCCTCGAAAATACTTGGATGGAGACCGAGAGAAGTATCTAGAGGATCCCGCCTTCGACACCAGCTACTCTGCTGAGCCCTGCTGGCAGTACCCAGATCACCACGAGAACAAGTACTGTGATCTGGAGTGTAGCCACACCTGTAACTACAAAACAAGGTCATCATCATACTTAGACAACCTGGTGTGGAGGGAGAGCGAGGTTAACCATTACTATGAGCCCAAGCTTATTATAGATCTTTCCAACTGGAAAGagcaaagtaaagaaaaatcCGATAAGAGAGGCAAGTCCAAGTGTGAGAGGAACGGGTTGGTCAAGGCGCAGATCGCGCTAGAGGAAGCATCCCAGCAGCTGGCTGAGAGGGAGAGGGGCCAAGGCTTCGACTTTGACTCCTTCATCGCGGGGACCATTCAGCTCAGTGCCCAGCATCAGTCTGCTGATGTAGTTGACAAGTTAAACGACTTGAATAGCTCAGTGTCCCAGCTAGAATTGAAAAGCCTGATATCCAAGTCAGTCAGCcgagaaaagcaagaaaagggaAGGGCTAACCTGGCCCAGCTGGAAGCCTTGTACCAGTCCTCCTGGGACAGCCAGTTTGTGAGTGGCGGGGAGGAGTGTTTCCTCATCAGTCAGTTTTGTTGTGAGGTCAGGAAGGACGAGCATGCGGAGAAGGAGAACACCTACACCAGCTATTTGGACAAGTTTTTTAGCAGGAAGGAGGATTCCGAAATGCTAGAAACTGAGCCAGTGGAGGAAGGGAAGCGTGGGGAGAGAGGCCGTGAGGCAGGGCTTCTGAACGGAGGTGGGGAGTTCCTCCTGAGCAAGCAGCTGGAGTCCATAGGCACCCCGCAGTTCCACAGCCCAGTGGGGTCCCCACTCAAGTCCATCCAGGCCACCTTAACACCTTCCGCTATGAAATCTTCCCCTCAAATCCCTCACAAGACATACAGCAGCATTCTGAAACATCTGAACTAA